In one Serinus canaria isolate serCan28SL12 chromosome 2, serCan2020, whole genome shotgun sequence genomic region, the following are encoded:
- the LOC103824480 gene encoding late histone H2B.L4: MSPEPLKKHGHAAASGEKRSKRKPKRKEAFSVYIYKVLKQVHPDLAISSKAMSIMNSFVNDMLERLAAEASRLAQYGRRATLTSREVQAAARLLLPGELAKHAVSEGTKAVTKYTSSK; the protein is encoded by the exons ATGAGCCCAGAACCTTTGAAGAAACATGGtcatgctgctgcttctggggaaaaaagatctAAAAGGAAGccaaagagaaaggaagcatTTTCAGTCTATATTTACAAAGTACTGAAGCAG GTGCACCCCGACCTCGCCATCTCCTCCAAGGCCATGAGCATCATGAACTCCTTTGTGAACGACATGCTGGAGCGGCTGGCGGCGGAGGCCTCGCGCCTGGCGCAGTACGGGCGCCGCGCCACGCTCACCAGCCGCGAGGTGCAGGCGGCCGCGCGCCTGCTGCTGCCCGGGGAGCTGGCCAAGCACGCCGTCTCCGAGGGCACCAAGGCTGTCACCAAGTACACCAGCAGCAAGTGA